CCCCATTATATGAGATTAGAATTCTCAAGGATATTTGGTATTCCAGAAAGCAAAATAAGAGTCTCAATGCCAGATGTGGGTGGAGCATTTGGCAGCAAAGTTCACTTAATGCCGGAAGAGCTAGCAGTAGTAGCATCATCAATAATATTAGGTAGACCAGTAAGATGGACTGCCACTAGAAGTGAGGAAATGTTAGCCAGTGAAGCTAGACATAACGTATTTACTGGAGAAGTAGCAGTGAAGAAAGATGGAACGGTTCTAGGAATTAAAGGGAAGCTATTGTTAGATTTAGGTGCGTATATGACAGTTACCGCTGGTATACAGCCATTAATAATTCCTATGATGATACCTGGGCCATATAAAATACGCAATTTAGATTTAGAGAGTGTTGCAGTGTACACAAATACTCCTCCAATTACTATGTATAGAGGAGCAAGTAGACCTGAGGCAACATACATAATTGAGAGGATAATGAGTACGGTAGCAGATGAGCTAGGATTAGATGATGTTACTGTTAGAGAGAGAAATCTAGTTACAGAATTACCGTATACCAATCCTTTTGGACTAAGATATGATAGTGGAGATTACGTAGGGTTGCTAAAAGAGGGTGTTAAAAAGCTAGGATATTACGAGTTAAAGAAATGGGCTGAGGAAGAGAGGAAGAAGGGCCATAGAGTAGGAGTAGGATTAGCATTTTACTTAGAAATATGTAGTTTTGGTCCATGGGAATACGCTGAAATTAGGGTAGATGAAAGAGGAGATGTGTTAGTGATCACGGGGACGACTCCACACGGTCAAGGTGCAGAAACTGGTATTGCCCAATTGGTAGCAGATGCTTTCCAAATTGATATAAATAGAGTTAGAGTAATATGGGGTGATACTGATACTGTTGCAGCGAGTATGGGAACCTATGGATCAAGGTCAATAACTATTGGAGGATCAGCTGCCATGAAAGTAGCGGAAAAAATATTAGATAAGATGAAAAGAATTGCTGCCTCTACATGGAATGTTGACGTTCAAGAAGTTCAATATGAAAAGGGAGAATTTAGACTAAAAAGTGACCCCAGTAAAAGAATGAGTTGGGATGACGTGGCTAATTTAGCGTATAGAAGTCATGATCCAGGTTTAGTTGAAAAGCTAATATATGAAAATGACGTAACGTTCCCATACGGTGTTCATATAGCTGTAGTAGAAGTTGATGACACTGGAATAGCCAGAGTTTTAGAATATAGGGCTTATGATGACATAGGTAAGGTTATTAATCCAGCATTAGCTGAAGGTCAGATACATGGAGGAGGATTACAAGCAGTAGGTCAAGCTTTATATGAACAAGCATTACTTAACGATAACGGTCAGTTAATAGTAACATATGCAGACTACTATATTCCAACAGCAGTTGAAGCACCTAAATTCACCTCAATATTTGCGGAGAATTATCATCCTTCTAATTATCCCACAGGTAGTAAAGGTGTAGGTGAGGCTGCACTTATAGTGGGTCCTGCAGTTATAATCCGAGCATTAGAGGACGCTGTAGGTGCAAGGTTTACTAAGACTCCAACTACTCCAGAAGAGATTTTGAGAGCAATTATGTCTAAAAGATAAATTTTTTGTGAAAACTTTTTCTTTAATGTATAATAGATACTAAATAAGATTATAAATTATTCATATTCCCTAATGCTAAAGTACTTTGCATAATTTTGAAGGTAAAGCTTTTTAATGTAATTTAATATATTAATATATTGAGGTGAAGTAATGATAGATAATTTGCCTGGAGTGCTTGCCATATACAGATTTCAAGGAGGTAGGTTACAAAAAATTAAAGGTGTAGATATAAAAATTAATTTAGATAAATTATCTGATATTTTAGTTGAGAATATGAGAATTGGTGAACAAGAAGCCAAGGATTTAAAGTTCTTAGAGCCTTTTAGAGGTTATGCAATGATCTTAGATAATATGGGAATAGTTTTCATAGATGATTACGTAATATTTACAGATGCCAAGAAGACAAACTGGGATTTGTTAATTAAAAGCGCGCTAAAGGGAATGGTGATGCAAAATGGCTAAACTTAAGGGTTATATAGGTCATGTAAAGGTAAACGATCAAGGCAAAATAGAGGAAAGTGTAAATGTGGATAATGCTGAGAAACTTGCAGAAATA
The genomic region above belongs to Saccharolobus caldissimus and contains:
- the cutA gene encoding glyceraldehyde dehydrogenase subunit alpha; the encoded protein is MSYVGKPVKRLYDDKFVTGKSTYVDDIRMPALYAGFVRSTYPHAYIKRIDVSDALKVNGIVAVFTSKEINPLLKGGIRPWPTYIDLKSFRYIERKAFPENKVKYIGEPVAIVIGQDKYSVRDAIDKVVVDYEPLKPVTSMEEAEKDQIIVHDELKTNISYKIPFKAGEIDKAFNEADKIVKVEAINERLIPNPMEPRGIIARYEGGTLSIWYSTQVPHYMRLEFSRIFGIPESKIRVSMPDVGGAFGSKVHLMPEELAVVASSIILGRPVRWTATRSEEMLASEARHNVFTGEVAVKKDGTVLGIKGKLLLDLGAYMTVTAGIQPLIIPMMIPGPYKIRNLDLESVAVYTNTPPITMYRGASRPEATYIIERIMSTVADELGLDDVTVRERNLVTELPYTNPFGLRYDSGDYVGLLKEGVKKLGYYELKKWAEEERKKGHRVGVGLAFYLEICSFGPWEYAEIRVDERGDVLVITGTTPHGQGAETGIAQLVADAFQIDINRVRVIWGDTDTVAASMGTYGSRSITIGGSAAMKVAEKILDKMKRIAASTWNVDVQEVQYEKGEFRLKSDPSKRMSWDDVANLAYRSHDPGLVEKLIYENDVTFPYGVHIAVVEVDDTGIARVLEYRAYDDIGKVINPALAEGQIHGGGLQAVGQALYEQALLNDNGQLIVTYADYYIPTAVEAPKFTSIFAENYHPSNYPTGSKGVGEAALIVGPAVIIRALEDAVGARFTKTPTTPEEILRAIMSKR